The following proteins are co-located in the Mesorhizobium sp. M1E.F.Ca.ET.045.02.1.1 genome:
- the trbL gene encoding P-type conjugative transfer protein TrbL, translating into MGNTGVIDQFLATFTRYIDSGFGLLGGEVAFVATTLIVIDVTIAALFWSWGADNDILARLVKKTLFVGVFAYLISNWNSLAQIVFESFSGLGLKASGTGFSVQDLLRPGKIAQTGLDAGRPLLEAISGLMGYVSFFENFIQIACLLFAWALVLLAFFILAVQLFVTLIEFKLSTLAGFVLIPFGLFGKTAFMAERVLGNVISSGIKVLVLAVVIGIGSTLFGEFTQGFGGENPTIDQAMAIVLAALSLLGLGIFGPGIANGLVSGGPQLGAGAAVGASLAAGGAALAAGGAGGLAMRRGAAAFSGAASAARSGSFLAGGASTAYALGSAGQSGSAGVTSGLGGAASAGLSAAASPLKRATARATQSMKSSFAAGAHSAIESTGGSSTMGTFGGAAKSANDPSFHRAEQAGAAAQSPPEWAKRLQRSQRLSHSVQTAAHAVRSGEAHGGGASISLSEGK; encoded by the coding sequence ATGGGCAATACCGGCGTCATCGATCAGTTCCTGGCCACCTTCACCCGCTATATCGACAGTGGTTTCGGCCTGCTTGGCGGTGAGGTCGCCTTCGTGGCCACCACGCTGATTGTCATTGACGTGACGATCGCCGCGCTGTTCTGGAGCTGGGGCGCCGATAACGATATCCTCGCGCGGCTCGTCAAGAAGACGCTGTTTGTCGGCGTATTCGCCTACCTGATTTCGAACTGGAACAGTCTCGCCCAGATCGTCTTCGAAAGCTTTTCCGGTCTCGGTCTCAAGGCGAGCGGCACCGGCTTCTCCGTCCAGGATCTGCTGCGCCCCGGCAAGATTGCGCAGACCGGCCTCGACGCGGGACGACCATTGCTCGAGGCGATCTCGGGTTTGATGGGCTACGTGTCCTTCTTCGAAAACTTCATCCAGATCGCTTGCCTGCTCTTTGCCTGGGCGCTCGTCCTGCTCGCCTTCTTCATTCTTGCGGTGCAGCTCTTCGTGACGCTGATCGAATTCAAGCTGTCGACGCTGGCCGGCTTCGTGCTGATCCCTTTCGGCCTGTTCGGCAAGACAGCCTTCATGGCCGAACGCGTCCTCGGCAACGTCATCTCGTCTGGCATCAAGGTGCTTGTTCTTGCCGTCGTCATTGGCATCGGCTCGACGCTTTTTGGCGAATTCACCCAAGGTTTCGGCGGCGAAAACCCCACCATCGACCAAGCCATGGCGATCGTTCTGGCGGCGCTGTCGTTGCTTGGCCTCGGCATCTTCGGCCCCGGCATCGCCAACGGTCTGGTCTCCGGCGGACCACAGCTTGGCGCCGGCGCCGCCGTCGGCGCGAGCCTTGCCGCAGGTGGAGCCGCACTCGCAGCCGGCGGCGCTGGTGGCCTTGCGATGCGGCGCGGCGCGGCCGCTTTTTCAGGAGCAGCTTCGGCCGCGCGTAGCGGCTCGTTCCTCGCGGGTGGAGCATCGACTGCCTATGCGCTCGGCTCCGCCGGTCAGAGCGGCAGTGCGGGCGTCACCTCCGGACTGGGCGGCGCTGCAAGTGCCGGTTTGTCCGCAGCCGCTTCGCCGCTCAAGCGCGCTACCGCTCGGGCCACCCAATCGATGAAATCGAGCTTTGCTGCCGGCGCACATTCCGCCATTGAGAGCACTGGTGGTTCATCGACCATGGGAACGTTCGGAGGCGCCGCCAAGTCGGCCAACGACCCTTCGTTCCACCGCGCCGAGCAAGCAGGCGCCGCGGCGCAAAGCCCACCCGAGTGGGCCAAACGCTTGCAGCGTTCCCAGCGCCTGTCTCACAGCGTCCAGACCGCTGCGCACGCCGTTCGCTCCGGTGAGGCTCACGGCGGTGGCGCCTCGATCTCTCTTTCCGAAGGCAAATGA
- the trbJ gene encoding P-type conjugative transfer protein TrbJ encodes MITRHARARALTLAAAMLALPLSVSPIVVRPAHAFIVFDPSNYAQNVLTAARSLQQVTNQITSLQNEAQMLINQARNLASLPFSSLKQLQQSVQRTQQLLNQAQNIAFDVQQVDKIFQQQYGSVSLSTSDQQLVADARSRWQNTVGGLQDAMRVQAGAVTNIETGRAQMSALVGASQSATGALQATQAGNQLLALQGQQLADLTAVVAANGRAQALTEAERAAAAEQGREQRRRFLTAGSSYQASNVHMFNH; translated from the coding sequence ATGATTACCCGTCACGCCCGCGCACGCGCCCTTACGCTGGCCGCGGCCATGCTCGCCTTGCCCCTCTCGGTATCGCCCATCGTTGTCAGGCCGGCGCACGCCTTCATCGTGTTTGATCCATCGAACTATGCCCAGAATGTGCTGACGGCTGCCAGATCGCTCCAGCAGGTCACCAACCAGATCACCTCGCTGCAGAACGAAGCGCAGATGCTGATCAATCAGGCCCGCAATCTGGCGAGCCTGCCCTTCTCCTCGCTCAAGCAATTGCAGCAATCGGTGCAGCGCACCCAGCAACTGCTCAACCAGGCGCAGAACATCGCCTTCGACGTCCAGCAGGTCGACAAGATCTTCCAGCAGCAATACGGCAGCGTGTCCCTGTCCACGTCCGATCAGCAACTCGTCGCTGATGCGCGCTCGCGCTGGCAAAACACGGTCGGAGGTCTTCAGGACGCCATGCGCGTCCAGGCGGGTGCCGTCACAAACATCGAGACCGGTCGCGCGCAGATGTCGGCACTGGTCGGCGCCAGCCAATCGGCGACCGGAGCGCTGCAGGCCACGCAAGCCGGCAACCAGCTTCTTGCGCTTCAGGGCCAACAGCTTGCTGACCTGACCGCCGTTGTCGCCGCCAATGGTCGCGCCCAGGCGCTGACCGAAGCCGAACGTGCTGCCGCGGCCGAACAGGGTCGCGAGCAACGCCGACGCTTCCTGACTGCGGGCTCCAGCTATCAGGCCAGCAACGTCCACATGTTCAATCACTGA
- a CDS encoding DUF2274 domain-containing protein, translated as MAKLKLAPIADDKPVKVSVELPARLHRDLTRYAEILGREAGQPSADPLRLIVPMLERFIATDRGFAKAKQERKS; from the coding sequence ATGGCCAAGCTGAAGCTCGCGCCGATTGCCGACGACAAGCCGGTCAAAGTCTCTGTGGAATTGCCCGCACGCCTGCATCGCGACCTGACAAGATATGCCGAGATCCTTGGACGAGAAGCGGGGCAGCCGTCTGCTGATCCCCTACGCTTGATCGTACCTATGCTTGAGCGATTTATCGCCACAGATCGTGGCTTCGCGAAAGCTAAGCAGGAGCGCAAGTCTTAG
- a CDS encoding TrbI/VirB10 family protein → MTENDTAAAPMRLRAEPPRVTRLSRKVLAGIGFVASLGVGAALIYALQTRDTDTRSEELYSTSNRQPADGLASLPRDYTGPVLGLPLPGDLGRPMLDAQNKGQPVVPPTIVTATVDEAEQRRRAEEEAARTSRVFFQIGAMTGAAAEPSGNLATPVSGPDATGQTSQDRQVAFLNAAVERRTVAPDRVVPPASPYVLQAGAVIPAALITGIRSDLPGQVTAQVTENVYDTPTGRSLLIPQGTRVIGQYDNGVGFGQRRVLLVWNRLIFPNGRSIVLERQPGADAQGYAGLEDGVDYHWGELFKAAALSTILSVGAEAGSSGQESDILRALRSGASDSVSQVGQQIVQRQLEIAPTLTIRPGFPVRVLVTRDLMLEPYGG, encoded by the coding sequence ATGACCGAGAACGATACCGCCGCTGCTCCAATGCGACTTCGCGCCGAGCCGCCGCGAGTGACCCGCCTGTCGCGCAAGGTCCTTGCCGGCATCGGCTTCGTTGCGTCGCTCGGTGTTGGCGCAGCGCTGATCTATGCGCTTCAGACACGCGATACAGATACACGTAGCGAGGAACTTTATTCGACCTCCAATCGGCAGCCCGCCGATGGCCTTGCTAGCCTGCCACGCGACTATACGGGCCCAGTCCTCGGGCTGCCGTTGCCTGGCGACCTCGGCCGGCCGATGCTCGATGCCCAGAACAAAGGGCAGCCCGTTGTGCCGCCGACGATCGTGACAGCGACCGTCGACGAGGCGGAGCAGCGCCGACGCGCAGAGGAGGAGGCGGCCCGGACGTCGCGGGTCTTCTTCCAGATAGGGGCCATGACCGGAGCTGCGGCCGAACCGTCAGGCAACTTGGCAACACCGGTTTCCGGTCCGGACGCGACTGGCCAGACATCGCAGGATCGCCAGGTGGCATTCCTGAACGCCGCCGTCGAGCGGCGCACCGTGGCGCCAGACCGTGTCGTGCCCCCGGCATCGCCCTATGTCCTTCAGGCCGGAGCCGTCATCCCCGCCGCGCTGATAACCGGTATCCGTTCCGATCTTCCTGGCCAGGTCACCGCCCAGGTGACGGAGAATGTCTACGACACTCCCACCGGTCGGTCGCTTCTGATCCCGCAAGGCACCCGCGTCATTGGCCAGTACGACAATGGGGTCGGTTTCGGGCAACGCCGAGTGCTGCTTGTCTGGAACAGGCTTATCTTCCCGAACGGCCGCTCGATTGTTCTGGAGCGGCAGCCCGGCGCCGACGCACAGGGCTATGCCGGGCTCGAGGATGGTGTCGACTATCATTGGGGTGAATTGTTCAAGGCGGCCGCGCTTTCCACCATACTCAGTGTCGGGGCCGAGGCTGGCTCGTCCGGCCAGGAAAGCGACATCTTACGGGCCCTGCGCAGCGGCGCTTCCGACAGTGTTAGCCAGGTCGGTCAGCAGATCGTCCAGCGTCAGCTCGAAATAGCGCCGACGCTGACGATACGCCCGGGTTTTCCGGTGCGCGTCCTGGTCACGCGCGATCTCATGCTCGAACCCTATGGAGGATGA
- the trbG gene encoding P-type conjugative transfer protein TrbG, which produces MNQASHVVTIATFRGSMLAALLLSGAVLVACATPQKPPQIAYDAYVPPLPAARAPVTDEKPKPLHVPPGWTPALGGAAGNSPTARVENANAAARIQPRREGYFNAIQIYPWSEGALYQVYAAPGQITDIALEPGENLTGEGPIAAGDTARWIIGDTESGSGDTRRIHVLVKPSRADVTTNLVITTDRRSYMIELRAGEKPYMPAVAWAYPVQSGGRRQAVPGTPMVPDVASRNYRYGLAGDTPPWKPVAVYDDGRRVYVEFPRGIVQGEMPPIFVIGSDGEAEIANGRTYQNILIIDRLFGAAELRLGSGKRQQTVRIVRTDGTRASRPSWMPGLRPASTLTNAPRQRGGGQP; this is translated from the coding sequence ATGAACCAGGCATCGCATGTTGTCACTATTGCGACTTTTCGTGGATCCATGCTCGCCGCGCTTCTGCTTTCGGGGGCCGTGCTCGTTGCCTGTGCCACGCCCCAGAAGCCGCCGCAGATTGCCTACGATGCCTACGTTCCGCCGTTACCGGCCGCTCGCGCTCCCGTGACTGATGAGAAGCCGAAGCCGCTGCATGTTCCGCCCGGCTGGACCCCGGCGTTGGGTGGCGCTGCCGGCAACTCGCCGACGGCGCGCGTCGAAAATGCCAACGCGGCCGCCCGGATTCAACCGCGCCGCGAGGGGTATTTCAACGCCATCCAGATATATCCCTGGAGCGAGGGCGCGCTTTATCAGGTCTATGCTGCTCCCGGGCAGATAACGGACATCGCGCTCGAGCCGGGCGAGAACCTGACCGGCGAGGGCCCGATCGCGGCGGGCGACACCGCGCGCTGGATCATCGGCGATACCGAAAGCGGTTCAGGCGACACCCGGCGCATCCATGTGCTGGTCAAGCCCTCGCGCGCTGATGTCACCACCAATCTCGTCATCACGACCGACCGCCGCAGCTACATGATCGAGTTGCGGGCGGGTGAGAAGCCCTACATGCCGGCCGTAGCATGGGCATATCCGGTCCAGTCCGGCGGTCGGAGACAAGCCGTTCCTGGGACACCGATGGTCCCGGACGTCGCCTCGCGCAACTACCGCTATGGTCTCGCTGGTGATACTCCGCCCTGGAAGCCAGTCGCCGTCTATGACGATGGCCGACGCGTCTATGTCGAGTTTCCACGCGGAATCGTGCAGGGCGAGATGCCGCCGATCTTCGTGATTGGTTCAGACGGTGAAGCCGAGATCGCCAACGGCCGGACCTATCAAAACATCTTGATCATCGACCGCCTCTTCGGCGCGGCCGAACTGCGTCTCGGCAGCGGCAAACGACAACAGACCGTCAGGATCGTCCGCACCGATGGGACGCGGGCGAGCCGACCGTCGTGGATGCCAGGCTTGAGGCCAGCGTCGACACTCACGAACGCACCGAGGCAAAGGGGAGGGGGGCAGCCATGA
- the trbF gene encoding conjugal transfer protein TrbF encodes MNIFRRPAVHYGKTPQPETPYQKAAQVWDERIGSARVQARNWRAMAFGSLILSAGLAGSLAWQSAQSTVVPWVVQVDPTGQAQTVAPATTDYKPTDPQIAWHLARFIEQVRSIPADPIIVRQNWLRAYEWTTDQGAAALNDYARANEPFSKVGKQQVAVEVSSVIRASPGSFRVAWTERDYENGKLSVAEHWTAILTIVVQPPRDAERLRANPLGIYVNAINWSREMGQ; translated from the coding sequence ATGAACATCTTTCGAAGACCTGCCGTTCACTACGGCAAGACGCCTCAACCGGAAACGCCTTATCAAAAGGCAGCCCAGGTCTGGGACGAGCGCATCGGTTCGGCCCGCGTCCAGGCGAGGAACTGGCGCGCCATGGCCTTCGGATCGCTGATCCTGTCGGCCGGGCTGGCTGGCTCCCTTGCCTGGCAATCGGCCCAGAGCACGGTCGTGCCGTGGGTGGTTCAGGTCGATCCGACCGGACAAGCGCAGACTGTCGCGCCCGCGACGACGGACTATAAACCAACCGATCCGCAGATAGCTTGGCATCTTGCCCGCTTCATCGAGCAGGTCCGATCCATCCCAGCCGATCCGATCATCGTGCGCCAGAACTGGCTGCGCGCTTATGAATGGACCACCGACCAGGGCGCTGCTGCGCTCAACGACTATGCCCGCGCCAATGAACCTTTCTCCAAGGTCGGCAAGCAGCAGGTCGCGGTCGAGGTCTCCTCGGTCATCCGCGCCTCACCGGGTTCCTTCCGCGTCGCCTGGACCGAGCGTGATTACGAAAACGGCAAGCTCTCCGTCGCCGAGCACTGGACCGCCATCCTGACGATCGTCGTCCAGCCGCCGCGCGACGCCGAACGGCTGCGGGCCAATCCGCTCGGCATCTACGTCAACGCCATTAACTGGTCGCGGGAGATGGGTCAATGA
- a CDS encoding helix-turn-helix transcriptional regulator, with amino-acid sequence MEIREVFARNLRTLRQAKGLSQEELAHQAGLDRTYISALERNVYNASIDVVDRLAEVLGVDATELLKRPKAGLRRSKSGPDE; translated from the coding sequence ATGGAGATCCGAGAGGTGTTTGCGCGAAACCTAAGAACCTTGCGGCAGGCCAAGGGCCTGTCACAGGAGGAACTTGCACACCAGGCGGGGCTCGATCGGACCTACATCAGTGCTTTGGAGCGAAATGTTTACAATGCGAGCATAGATGTCGTTGATCGGCTGGCTGAAGTGCTGGGTGTGGATGCAACAGAATTACTGAAACGGCCCAAAGCAGGTCTGAGAAGATCGAAGTCTGGACCAGACGAATAA
- a CDS encoding ABC transporter permease subunit (The N-terminal region of this protein, as described by TIGR01726, is a three transmembrane segment that identifies a subfamily of ABC transporter permease subunits, which specificities that include histidine, arginine, glutamine, glutamate, L-cystine (sic), the opines (in Agrobacterium) octopine and nopaline, etc.), whose translation MHGFSAQFAAAFVVTVGVGLVSGSIGTVFGLLLAILKSSSASRFNAAVTAYTTVVRGVPELLIILLIYFGGTIFASRVAGRYVEVNAFSAGVIALTVVFSGYATEVFRGAIAAVPAGQTEAAKSLGLNVWQQWAFVIGPQMLRLALPAYGNLWISLFKDTALVSIVGLTDIMRVAFVGAGSLRAPLTFYLAACALYLSLTTITLLSIRLAERRYLALGR comes from the coding sequence ATGCATGGTTTTAGCGCTCAGTTTGCTGCCGCCTTCGTAGTCACCGTCGGCGTTGGTCTTGTCAGCGGATCCATCGGAACGGTATTCGGGCTTTTGTTGGCCATATTGAAGAGCTCTTCCGCTTCCCGTTTCAACGCTGCGGTGACAGCCTACACGACGGTCGTCCGCGGTGTTCCAGAACTCCTCATAATCCTGCTCATCTACTTCGGGGGAACAATCTTCGCCAGTCGGGTCGCCGGCAGGTATGTGGAAGTGAATGCTTTTAGCGCTGGGGTCATCGCGCTCACGGTCGTCTTCAGCGGTTATGCCACGGAAGTTTTCCGTGGAGCGATTGCGGCGGTGCCCGCGGGACAAACCGAGGCGGCGAAGTCGCTTGGGTTAAACGTCTGGCAGCAGTGGGCATTTGTCATTGGACCGCAGATGCTTCGGCTGGCATTGCCGGCCTACGGCAATCTTTGGATATCGCTCTTCAAGGATACCGCGCTGGTTTCGATCGTCGGCCTGACCGACATCATGCGTGTTGCCTTTGTCGGCGCTGGATCGTTGCGCGCGCCCTTGACCTTCTATCTTGCGGCGTGCGCCCTCTATCTGTCGCTTACGACGATCACGTTGCTGTCGATCCGGTTGGCGGAGCGGCGCTATCTCGCCCTGGGTCGATAG
- the trbK-alt gene encoding putative entry exclusion protein TrbK-alt, which yields MDGKTLARIVAVIFAAVAVTATALEMSRKENKSAGQGSRTPAGSMPNPLRDSLRRCQVLGEAALRNDGCAHLWAEQRDRFLGLEKPTASSTREPAIQQSPDAATPEAR from the coding sequence ATGGACGGCAAGACCCTCGCTCGTATCGTGGCTGTCATCTTCGCAGCGGTCGCCGTCACGGCGACCGCACTCGAGATGAGCCGGAAGGAGAACAAGTCGGCGGGGCAGGGCTCACGCACGCCAGCGGGCTCAATGCCTAACCCGCTTCGTGACAGTCTGCGCCGTTGCCAGGTTCTCGGCGAGGCTGCTTTGCGTAACGATGGGTGTGCGCACCTGTGGGCCGAACAGCGCGACCGTTTCCTTGGCCTCGAAAAGCCGACCGCCAGCTCGACCCGCGAGCCGGCCATCCAGCAGTCGCCTGATGCGGCCACACCGGAGGCCCGATAG
- a CDS encoding ABC transporter permease: MNLSLMVEAMMVLPSGIGLTVTLTVLSLTAGFLLSVPLAFARAFGRPSLSLTVLAYTYVIRGTPMLVQLFLLYYGLGQIEAVRTSVFWVVLRDPFWCALLAFSLNSAAHTTEILRRGLQSVPKGVIEAAVALGLKRIQIARLVTFPIALRISLPAYGNEVVGMIKGSSLASTITLLEITGMARQLVSSTFAPYEIFIVAGAIYLTLTTLAVKATQFLERRLSTDDHPKQRRKVRFRSALPNHEITTPVP; this comes from the coding sequence ATGAACCTCAGCTTGATGGTCGAGGCAATGATGGTCCTGCCATCAGGAATCGGCCTCACCGTGACCCTGACAGTTCTGTCGCTGACGGCGGGATTTCTGTTGTCGGTGCCGCTGGCCTTCGCCCGTGCGTTTGGCCGCCCCAGTCTTTCGCTAACGGTGCTAGCCTATACCTACGTCATTCGCGGGACGCCCATGCTCGTACAGCTCTTCCTGCTCTACTACGGTCTGGGCCAGATCGAAGCAGTGAGAACGAGCGTCTTTTGGGTGGTCCTGCGAGATCCATTTTGGTGCGCCCTGCTTGCGTTTTCACTGAACAGTGCCGCGCACACGACCGAAATCCTACGCCGTGGTCTCCAGTCCGTACCGAAAGGTGTCATCGAGGCTGCCGTAGCGCTTGGCCTGAAACGCATCCAGATCGCTCGCCTTGTGACCTTCCCGATTGCTTTAAGGATATCGCTTCCAGCTTACGGGAATGAAGTGGTGGGGATGATCAAAGGTTCGTCTCTGGCAAGCACCATAACCTTGCTCGAGATAACCGGCATGGCCCGACAGCTTGTCTCGTCCACGTTCGCACCTTACGAGATTTTTATTGTTGCGGGCGCGATCTATCTAACGCTCACGACGCTCGCCGTGAAGGCTACCCAGTTCCTGGAACGGCGGCTTTCGACAGACGACCATCCAAAGCAGCGACGCAAAGTGCGGTTCCGCTCGGCCTTGCCTAACCACGAGATCACGACGCCAGTGCCGTGA
- a CDS encoding LysR family transcriptional regulator — MELLQSGLKLRQLQVFRAVLRAGSTRQAAIALGISQPAVSQHIKQLEALLGIALFERSTNRILPSREAWELLRNVDLALTSLDRLEASIFAMKNEERQQIAIAAPAVFGFVTLPKVVATIHSKTGSSVRSISGNYHQVGEHILSGRADLGISRLPLDPCLFEWAPLGSARNVCIFHPKHRFSKQACVEANDLAGETIVDIDPEFASHQMNFNALRFAGVEPDIMVEYDSNGYEVGFVSAGLGVSITNEIIAREYSAFELEARPVDPSALYHYVAVWQRGRVFSNVLEVSLEAMLAAFDPIAQSGPTVLPMHAGARVVDRSS, encoded by the coding sequence ATGGAGTTGCTGCAGAGCGGCCTGAAGCTCCGACAATTGCAGGTCTTTCGCGCGGTGCTGCGGGCCGGATCAACGAGGCAAGCAGCTATCGCGCTTGGGATTAGCCAACCTGCGGTGAGTCAACACATCAAACAGCTTGAGGCGCTCCTCGGCATCGCGCTGTTTGAGAGATCCACCAACCGCATCCTTCCTTCGCGAGAGGCGTGGGAACTCCTGCGCAATGTCGATCTTGCGCTGACGTCCCTGGATCGTCTGGAAGCGTCGATCTTCGCGATGAAAAACGAAGAGAGGCAACAGATCGCGATCGCCGCACCCGCGGTCTTCGGTTTCGTGACCTTGCCGAAGGTCGTCGCGACAATCCATTCGAAGACCGGTTCGAGCGTCCGATCAATTTCAGGAAACTATCACCAGGTGGGCGAGCACATCCTGTCCGGTCGAGCGGACCTTGGCATCTCTCGGCTGCCTTTGGATCCTTGCCTGTTTGAGTGGGCGCCGCTCGGCTCGGCGCGCAACGTATGCATCTTTCATCCAAAGCACCGCTTCTCAAAGCAGGCTTGTGTCGAAGCGAACGACCTGGCAGGCGAAACGATCGTTGATATTGACCCTGAATTCGCATCGCACCAAATGAACTTCAACGCCTTGCGCTTCGCTGGTGTCGAGCCGGACATAATGGTGGAATACGACTCCAACGGTTACGAAGTTGGATTTGTTTCGGCCGGTCTTGGCGTATCCATCACCAACGAGATCATTGCGCGCGAGTATTCAGCGTTCGAGTTGGAAGCAAGACCGGTCGACCCATCGGCGCTTTACCACTATGTCGCGGTCTGGCAGAGAGGCAGGGTCTTTTCCAACGTGTTGGAGGTCTCTCTCGAGGCCATGCTGGCGGCTTTTGACCCCATAGCTCAGAGCGGGCCGACTGTTCTTCCGATGCACGCTGGTGCCCGCGTCGTTGATCGTTCTTCCTAG